The Fulvivirga maritima genome segment ATAATGAATGTTATTATACATAACTTATTATAATGCCTTTACATAAACAGGCCGCAATAGTAATAAAATAAGCTCTAATATGAACTTAAAAACCAACTTAGTTGAGCACGTTTTTCCACACATAAGCCACTCATATAATAATACTATCATGCTTACTTACAATTTTCATATCTTTCTTGGTTGTTCTTTATAAGAGATAAAAAGTGGTGATTATAAATTGCCTCTTTAGGGCATAACTTGAGTACAAGAAAAAATGAATTATTGGCTAGATTCTGAAAAATAAATTATTTTCGAGGCATATAACCTATTTTTTATAAAGGCTTAATTTTTTAATCAAAATTTTACTCCGATGAAAAGCAATCTTTTCGAGACTACTTTTAATAATAATATAGCTAACCTGTGGCTTCTTTTGCTGAGAGTTTCCATAGGAGCACTAATGATGAGCCATGGTTTACCCAAATTACAAATGCTTTTAGAAGGTGGTGAAATCCAGTTTGTAGACTGGTTAGGCTTAGGACCTACCGTTTCTCTCACTCTGGCTGTACTTGCCGAAGTAGTTTGTTCTGCTTTCATCATTTTAGGATTAGGCACAAGGCTGGCCGTTATACCGCTAATCATAACCATGCTTACAGCCATATTTGTAATTCATGTTAATGATCCGTTTGCAAAACAAGAGTTCCCCCTTTTATATATGCTTATTTACATTACTCTTCTGGTATTTGGTAGTGGTAAATTTTCTATTGATCAGAAAATGAACCGCAGAGGATATCGTTAAAAGTGTAATATGATTATCCGTAATTAGTCATATGCTGTAATGTTAGCTATAACGAGCCTATCAAAGAGCTTATCACCAAAGTATCGTCTATTGAGTTTGTAAACAAACTCATTGAGATACAATTGAAGGTACTTTCCTTTAATCTTATGGTAGTTCCCTAGAAATGTTCTTTTGGCATTGCTAATGGTGATATGCACCCATTTAAGTGTCTCGTTAGTGGTTTGCTTATTAGATTTCTCAGTAATGTGAAGCTCTATATAATCAGCAATGTTAACATAGGAAGTGCTTTGGTCTGAAAAAACAATACTTTGTTCATCAATGGATGATTGTAATACATGATCTACTTCCTGTGAACTGTGGCCTTTAAGTACTTTAGCTTTGAAATAACGACATTGACGTTCTTTTTTTCCTGTTTCCAAGTCTTCTAAAGGAGTAGATTCAGCCATTACTGCTACATTTTGTTTTCCTGCCGCTCCTCTACCTCTTTTCCCTTTATTCTTCTCGATCTCAGTTGATTCCACTGTAAAATAGCCCTCATCCATCTCAATCATTCCCTCTAAAGTGTATCTGGAATCTCGATTTCCCATGGCTTTTCTCAGTTTATGAACCATTGCCCATACGGGCTCATATCGTTTCAATCCCAATTGCTTCTGAATCTCCTTGCTGGAAAAACCTTTTTTGGTAACACTCATTAAAAACATTGTTTTGTACCAAACCAGAAAAGAAAGGTTAGAGTCTTGCATGATCGTGCCGCTACGTAAAGAAGTTCTACTTCGGCAAGCTTTACACTCATAGCTCCATCGGCTTTTTATCCAATAATGCTGATCATGACCGCAACGGTGACATATAACTCCTAACTTGTCTCGTTCTCCTTTAAAATGCTCTCTGCATGATTGTTCATCACTGAAGTGGGTAGTGAAACTGAATATATCCATACACTAATTTAATACTTTTTTTACATTATGGGTAATTACGGATAATCATAAAAGTGTAATTTTACTTCCTGATTATCCGGGGAAATTATAATTTCGCGATTCTAAAACTATTAC includes the following:
- a CDS encoding DoxX family protein, whose translation is MKSNLFETTFNNNIANLWLLLLRVSIGALMMSHGLPKLQMLLEGGEIQFVDWLGLGPTVSLTLAVLAEVVCSAFIILGLGTRLAVIPLIITMLTAIFVIHVNDPFAKQEFPLLYMLIYITLLVFGSGKFSIDQKMNRRGYR
- a CDS encoding IS1595 family transposase, coding for MDIFSFTTHFSDEQSCREHFKGERDKLGVICHRCGHDQHYWIKSRWSYECKACRSRTSLRSGTIMQDSNLSFLVWYKTMFLMSVTKKGFSSKEIQKQLGLKRYEPVWAMVHKLRKAMGNRDSRYTLEGMIEMDEGYFTVESTEIEKNKGKRGRGAAGKQNVAVMAESTPLEDLETGKKERQCRYFKAKVLKGHSSQEVDHVLQSSIDEQSIVFSDQSTSYVNIADYIELHITEKSNKQTTNETLKWVHITISNAKRTFLGNYHKIKGKYLQLYLNEFVYKLNRRYFGDKLFDRLVIANITAYD